The Streptomyces laurentii region CCGACGCCGTCGACGCCGTCCCCGGCGCGGCGGCCAAGGCCATCGAAGGCCGTTCCCTCTGGCAGATCGCGTGGTCGCGGCTCAAGAAGGACAAACTCGCGCTCGCGGGCGCCTGTGTCGTCGTCTTCCTGATCCTCGTCGCGCTTCTCGCCCCGGTGATCGTGAGCCTGCTCGGTCACCCGCCGGACGAGTTCCACGAGGACCAGATCGACCCGCTGTTCGGCACCCCGATCGGCAGCTGGGGCGGCATCAACTCGGAGTTCCTGCTGGGAGTCGAGCCGGTCAACGGCCGCGACGTGTTCAGCCGGATCGTCTACGGCGCGCAGATCTCGCTCCTCGTCGCCTTCCTGGCGGCCGTGTTCGCGGTCTTCCTCGGCACCGTCCTCGGCATCGTCGCCGGCTACTTCGGCGGCTGGATCGACGCGGCGCTCAGCCGGGTCATGGACGTCATGCTGGCCTTCCCGCAGCTGCTGTTCACCATCGCCCTGGTCTCCGTGCTGCCCAACGAGCTGCTGGGGCTGACCGGTTCGGGCGTCCGCATCGCGGCCCTCGTCGTGGTGATCGGCTTCTTCGGCTGGCCGTACGTCGGCCGTATCGTCCGCGGTCAGACGCTGTCGCTGCGCAACCGCGAGTACGTGGAGGCCGCCCAGAGCCTGGGCGCCGGCCGGCTCTACATCCTGCGCCGCGAGCTGCTGCCCAACCTGATCGCCCCGATCACCGTCTACGCGACGCTGATGATCCCCACCAACATCCTCACCGAAGCGGCGCTGAGCTTCCTCGGCGCGGGCGTGAAGCCGCCCACCGCCTCCTGGGGACAGATGCTGTCCAAGGCCGTCACCACCTACGAGTCGGATCCGCTGTTCATGGTGATCCCCGGCCTCGCGATCTTCATCACCGTTCTGGCGTTCAACCTCTTCGGCGACGGCGTGCGCGACGCGCTCGACCCGAAGGGCTCCCGCTGACCGTTCGCCGACGCGCCGACCGGCGCGGCACCACGCAAGCCCCGCCCCTGCCGTTGCGACAGGGGGATCCTTCCTCGGCGGACCGACCCGAAAGGCCCCGCCCCTAACCCGGAGGTTGCCGGACTCATGATGAACACCTCTTCCAGGCGCAGAATCGCCGCGGGCGCGCTGCTCGCCGCGGCCACGATGGTCGCGACCACCGCGTGCGGCGGCGGCAAGGGCTCGGGCGACGCCAAGGGCGCGGGCGACCTCGCCTTCAACGGCGGCGTCAACAAGGTCCTCAACGCCTCCGACAAGAAGGGCGGCGAGCTGAAGTTCATCGGCTCGCAGGACGCCGACTCGTGGGACCCGCAGCGCGGTTACTACGGCTTCATGTGGGACTTCGCCCGCTACTACACCCGCCAGCTCATCACCTTCAAGGCCGCGCCCGGCACCGGCTCCACCGAGCTGGTCCCCGACCTCGCCACCGAC contains the following coding sequences:
- a CDS encoding dipeptide transport system permease protein dppC (ABC-ATPase subunit interface;~ABC-type dipeptide/oligopeptide/nickel transport systems, permease components [Aminoacid transport and metabolism / Inorganic ion transportand metabolism]; COG1173;~Dipeptide transport system permease protein DppC [Streptomyces venezuelae ATCC10712];~Transmembrane subunit (TM) foundin Periplasmic Binding Protein (PBP)-dependent ATP-Binding Cassette (ABC) transporters which generally bind type 2 PBPs. These types of transporters consist of a PBP, two TMs, and two cytoplasmic ABC ATPase subunits, and...; cd06261;~conserved gate region;~dimer interface [polypeptide binding];~identified by MetaGeneAnnotator; putative;~putative PBP binding loops), encoding MTAPQQETRAAEQADAVDAVPGAAAKAIEGRSLWQIAWSRLKKDKLALAGACVVVFLILVALLAPVIVSLLGHPPDEFHEDQIDPLFGTPIGSWGGINSEFLLGVEPVNGRDVFSRIVYGAQISLLVAFLAAVFAVFLGTVLGIVAGYFGGWIDAALSRVMDVMLAFPQLLFTIALVSVLPNELLGLTGSGVRIAALVVVIGFFGWPYVGRIVRGQTLSLRNREYVEAAQSLGAGRLYILRRELLPNLIAPITVYATLMIPTNILTEAALSFLGAGVKPPTASWGQMLSKAVTTYESDPLFMVIPGLAIFITVLAFNLFGDGVRDALDPKGSR